The Eubacterium sp. MSJ-33 genomic sequence TTATCTGGGGATTTCCTCTTCTTACATTTGTCATGGCATTTATATTTACTCTTGGGATGACAAATGCTTATGCAGAAAGTGTTTGGAACTGGTGGTATACACTTTTGCTGCCGGGGATGATTGCTCTATTTTGTTATCTTTCTGTGGCGCAGGAGAAAAAGATAAAATACTATCATTTAATGACTATTCCCACAGACAGAAGAAAATTGTTGCTGGGGAAAATTATTTATATTGGGTACATGATTTTGTTTTCTAATGTGATTGTGTTTGCAGGAGCAACGCTTGGAGGCTTTCTTCTAACGACACATGTTCCAGTTGGAGGAGCGTTGATTGCAGTATTGTTTCTGACGGTTTCTGAGTTATGGGAGATTCCGGTAGCTTTATTTTTAAGTGAACGATTTGGAATGATTGTAAACTTGTTCGTCTGCCTATTTATTACCGTCAGCGGTGTGGTAATATCACAAACCAGAATCTGGTATGTACTTGTTTCTGCAATCCCTATGCGAATGATGTGCCCGTTGCTTCATGTTTTACCAAATGGACTTGCCGCAGAAGCAGGGAATCCTCTTTTGGATACGGGAGTCATTGTTCCGGGAATGTGTCTCTCAATCATCTGGTTTGTTTTTGTAACGGTTCTGTTTTTGAAATGGTTTGAGAGAAGAGAGGTGAAATAAGATGATTGGAAGATCTCTTAATGCAGACTTGCGAAAGATGAAAGGAACATCTGTGATTCTGGCACACTTATTGATTCCGATTATAACCAGCGTTATATTTTTAATATATTACTTTTTTTCACCATGGAATGAAAATATGAAAGTGATTGCATTTTATCAGGCAATAGGAGCAGGACTTCCGGTACTTATTGGAATTTTTACAGCAAGTGTGATGGAACAGGAACAAAATGCAGGTGATTTTCAAAATCTGTTATCTTTATCGAAAAAAAGGGTGGCATTTATATCGAAGCTGATGCTGTTACTGATGCTTTGTCTTGGCTCTGTCTTATTGACTGCTTTGATATTTGGAACTGGATTTGGAATGATATCAGCAAGTGGTAGCTGGAGTAACAGCAATATTGAAATTGTAAAAATATGTGTTGTTGCAGCATTGCTGCTGTGGGGAAGCAGTGTTCCACTTTATCTGTGGCAGCTGATTCTGGCTTTTCAGTTTGGAAAAGGGGTATCGATTGGAGCAGGGATTATATCAGGACTGATCAGTGCATTGATGCTTACCGGACTTGGAGATTATGTGTGGAAATATGTATTTGTCTGCTGGACGGGTAGAGTACCATATACTTATCTGCAATCTGTATTGGGAGAAACTAGTGTAGGTGAATGGTTGTCATTCATACCAGGTTGCTTAATATTTACAGGGATTAGTATGGTATACTATTTTTGGTGGGTAAACCACTGGGAAGGAAACAGAATATCGGAATAGAATCGAGGGAAACTATGGCAAAAATACTGGCAGTTGATGATGAACCGGCAATTTTGGAAATGATAGAAAGCATTTTGAATAAGGATGGACATCTGGTTACCAAAGTAAGTAATCCACTAAAAATTAATATGGAAGAATTACATCGTTATGACCTGATTTTACTGGACATTATGATGCCTGGAATTGATGGCTTCGAATTATGCAAAAGAATCAGGGCACTTGTGGATTGTCCGATTTTGTTTCTTACGGCAAAAACGGAGGAAAACAGTCTGGTAAACGGACTTTCTTTAGGAGCAGATGATTATATTTCAAAGCCATTTGGAGTGATGGAACTTCGGGCAAGGATCAATGCACATCTTAGAAGAGAGCACAGGGAACATTCTGTCCGGATGGTTTTTGGGAGGGTCTGTATTCAAATATCTCAAAAGAAACTATTGGTTGATGATAAGGAACTTCCTCTTACGAAAGCGGAGTACGAAATCTGTGAATTCCTGGCTAAAAACAGGGGACAGGTTTTCTCGAAGGAACAGATATTGGAAGCGGTCTTTGGCTTTGACAATGAAAGTAATGACAGTACTATAATCACGCATATCAAAAATATAAGAGCAAAATTTGCGGATTATGATTATACACCGATAAAAACAGTCTGGGGGATTGGATATAAATGGGAAGAGTAAAGAGAAGCAATGCACTCAGCAGGATTTTTATGAGATATGTACTGGTCATGCTTGGATCATTAGTTGGTTTGGTGATTGTTGCTTATCTGCTGCTGTACCTTTTGATTAGTGTGGGCTGTATCTATCCGGCAAATTATGCAGAGCAAAAGATTAATGAAGCATATGATACGATTCTACGTGCAGATAAAGTGACTGCTGAGATGATTCCCGCACTTTGTGATTATGTAATCTTTTCAGAGAATGGAGAGAAAATAGGTGGAGATCTGTCAGAACAATACGAACAGATAGCATGGAATGTTGCAAAGTACGGAAACGCATCCGGGAAATATTTTTATAAAGTAATTGTAAGGGAAAATGAATATGTTGTATTGCAATATCGCCTGACACCTCAATAT encodes the following:
- a CDS encoding lantibiotic immunity ABC transporter MutG family permease subunit; translation: MIGRSLNADLRKMKGTSVILAHLLIPIITSVIFLIYYFFSPWNENMKVIAFYQAIGAGLPVLIGIFTASVMEQEQNAGDFQNLLSLSKKRVAFISKLMLLLMLCLGSVLLTALIFGTGFGMISASGSWSNSNIEIVKICVVAALLLWGSSVPLYLWQLILAFQFGKGVSIGAGIISGLISALMLTGLGDYVWKYVFVCWTGRVPYTYLQSVLGETSVGEWLSFIPGCLIFTGISMVYYFWWVNHWEGNRISE
- a CDS encoding lantibiotic immunity ABC transporter MutE/EpiE family permease subunit, translating into MVNIVKAEHQKAKRTMRKKFIWGFPLLTFVMAFIFTLGMTNAYAESVWNWWYTLLLPGMIALFCYLSVAQEKKIKYYHLMTIPTDRRKLLLGKIIYIGYMILFSNVIVFAGATLGGFLLTTHVPVGGALIAVLFLTVSELWEIPVALFLSERFGMIVNLFVCLFITVSGVVISQTRIWYVLVSAIPMRMMCPLLHVLPNGLAAEAGNPLLDTGVIVPGMCLSIIWFVFVTVLFLKWFERREVK
- a CDS encoding response regulator transcription factor, which gives rise to MAKILAVDDEPAILEMIESILNKDGHLVTKVSNPLKINMEELHRYDLILLDIMMPGIDGFELCKRIRALVDCPILFLTAKTEENSLVNGLSLGADDYISKPFGVMELRARINAHLRREHREHSVRMVFGRVCIQISQKKLLVDDKELPLTKAEYEICEFLAKNRGQVFSKEQILEAVFGFDNESNDSTIITHIKNIRAKFADYDYTPIKTVWGIGYKWEE